A window of the Acidithiobacillus thiooxidans ATCC 19377 genome harbors these coding sequences:
- a CDS encoding IS630 family transposase — translation MRVAPTVTLTSEERSELSRIVASRLSSVRLSLRARMILLAAEGLQNKEIAERLGVDRLQVARWRKRYLEHRLSGIERDLPRGAPPVKVDVARLVELTTQSKPEAMTHWSTRRMAAELGVSAASVSRHWRKHGLKPHLLRGFKVSRDPHFVEKLEDIVGLYMSPPEHALVLCVDEKSQVQALDRTQPGLPLKKGRAETMTHDYKRNGTTTLFAALNVLDGQVIGQCQQRHTHVEWLKFLKKIDRQTPRDKALHLIADNYATHKHPVVQAWLDKHPRIHMHFTPTSASWLNMVERFFRDITTQRLRRGVFTSVPELIQAIEGYIDHHNTHPKPFIWTKTARDILQKVIRANSHLSSKQNATLH, via the coding sequence TTGCGAGTTGCGCCCACAGTCACTTTAACCAGCGAAGAGCGGTCCGAGTTGTCCCGTATAGTCGCCTCCCGATTAAGCAGTGTCCGCTTGTCATTACGGGCACGGATGATATTGCTGGCGGCAGAGGGCTTGCAGAACAAAGAAATTGCGGAGCGCCTGGGGGTGGATCGCCTGCAAGTCGCACGTTGGCGCAAGCGTTATCTGGAACACCGCTTGTCGGGCATTGAACGCGATTTACCGCGCGGCGCCCCTCCGGTGAAAGTGGATGTGGCCCGTCTGGTAGAATTGACCACGCAGAGTAAGCCGGAAGCGATGACGCATTGGAGTACGCGTAGGATGGCGGCAGAACTGGGTGTCAGTGCCGCCAGTGTGTCACGGCATTGGCGCAAGCATGGCCTCAAGCCTCATCTGCTGCGTGGTTTCAAGGTGTCACGTGACCCGCATTTTGTGGAAAAGCTGGAAGATATTGTGGGGTTGTATATGTCTCCCCCGGAGCATGCCTTGGTGCTCTGCGTGGATGAAAAAAGTCAGGTACAGGCCCTGGACCGGACCCAACCGGGACTCCCCCTCAAAAAGGGCCGCGCAGAAACGATGACCCACGACTACAAACGTAATGGCACTACGACCTTGTTTGCCGCCCTCAACGTGCTGGATGGTCAGGTCATCGGACAGTGTCAACAGCGCCATACCCATGTGGAATGGCTGAAGTTCCTGAAGAAAATTGATCGGCAGACGCCCAGGGACAAGGCTCTGCATCTGATTGCCGACAACTATGCGACCCATAAACACCCGGTAGTACAGGCGTGGCTCGACAAGCACCCGCGTATTCACATGCACTTCACGCCCACTTCGGCATCCTGGCTCAACATGGTCGAGCGTTTCTTTCGGGATATCACGACCCAGCGGTTACGTCGTGGGGTGTTCACCAGTGTGCCTGAACTCATCCAGGCCATTGAGGGGTACATCGACCACCACAACACCCATCCCAAACCTTTCATCTGGACCAAAACCGCCCGCGACATCCTGCAAAAAGTCATTCGCGCCAACAGCCATTTAAGCAGCAAACAGAATGCAACACTACACTAG
- a CDS encoding outer membrane beta-barrel protein, giving the protein MQHYTSNATVPPTTIQGNINDFGALPVAYLKIAPSSNYSVEIGKLPTLIGAEGGFTYQNINIERGLLWDMEPIISRGIQFNGSAGPLSASLAWTDGYYSNRYNVLSGLVSYAINGSNTVSIYGQGSLGKSRLSSNDVAYSALGNESQIYGVEYEYSSGPWMIEPYVQYMHTPKAPLLGVTHEFNNYGASLLADYSFTNTISLGARAEYLVVGGKPGEGLNASGVASSLTDLPADSHAWSITLTPTYQSGGFFARAELSYVTASAPAGLGFSGANGTNTNQLRGMVETGFMF; this is encoded by the coding sequence ATGCAACACTACACTAGCAATGCCACGGTTCCGCCAACAACAATTCAAGGCAATATAAACGATTTTGGAGCCTTGCCGGTTGCTTATTTAAAAATTGCGCCATCCTCTAATTATTCTGTAGAAATCGGAAAATTACCCACCTTGATTGGTGCAGAAGGTGGCTTTACCTACCAGAATATCAACATTGAGCGTGGCCTACTTTGGGATATGGAGCCCATTATCAGCCGTGGTATACAATTTAATGGCAGTGCAGGTCCATTGAGTGCATCGCTTGCCTGGACAGATGGATATTACTCCAATCGATATAATGTACTCAGCGGATTGGTCAGCTACGCCATTAATGGCTCAAATACGGTAAGTATTTATGGGCAAGGTTCCTTGGGTAAATCCCGTCTCAGTTCCAATGATGTAGCTTACAGTGCCCTCGGTAATGAAAGCCAGATTTATGGTGTCGAATATGAATACAGTTCAGGTCCTTGGATGATTGAACCTTATGTCCAGTACATGCATACGCCAAAAGCACCTTTATTGGGCGTGACACATGAGTTTAATAATTATGGCGCTTCTTTGTTGGCTGATTATAGCTTTACCAACACTATTTCATTGGGTGCTCGTGCTGAATACCTGGTCGTTGGTGGCAAGCCTGGTGAAGGGCTTAATGCAAGTGGTGTGGCGTCCTCACTCACTGATCTCCCCGCCGATTCCCACGCCTGGTCCATCACCCTCACGCCAACCTACCAAAGTGGTGGTTTCTTCGCCCGCGCAGAACTTTCTTATGTGACCGCCTCTGCACCTGCCGGACTGGGCTTCTCCGGTGCTAATGGAACTAACACCAATCAACTGCGTGGCATGGTCGAAACCGGCTTCATGTTCTGA
- a CDS encoding OmpA family protein, giving the protein MKHAAQLSKLLLLGSVVAASGCGLYEVTPCPAGPAPVAPVVSAPTPPPPPAPIAPVERTVLESKPITITGINFKTGSAQLMGSDIGVLDKVAGFAKMHPDATLHINGYCSKTGSYAYNYKLSKARAGSVAGYLEKRGVAADHMTVKGHSYEDPIATNTTPAGRFKNQRVEINSSVMVRTTVK; this is encoded by the coding sequence ATGAAACATGCTGCGCAATTATCCAAGTTACTGCTATTGGGGTCCGTCGTGGCTGCCTCGGGCTGTGGTTTATATGAGGTGACACCTTGCCCGGCTGGTCCTGCTCCGGTAGCCCCGGTGGTTTCTGCACCGACACCACCACCGCCGCCTGCACCTATCGCTCCGGTAGAGCGTACGGTGCTGGAAAGTAAGCCCATCACCATTACCGGTATCAATTTCAAAACCGGTTCTGCGCAGTTGATGGGGTCGGATATTGGCGTCCTCGATAAAGTGGCCGGTTTCGCCAAAATGCACCCGGATGCTACTCTGCATATTAACGGTTATTGCAGTAAAACAGGAAGTTATGCCTATAACTACAAGCTGTCCAAAGCGCGTGCGGGCAGTGTTGCCGGTTATCTCGAAAAGCGGGGTGTTGCTGCGGATCATATGACGGTCAAAGGCCACTCCTATGAAGATCCCATTGCTACCAACACGACTCCGGCTGGTCGTTTCAAAAACCAGCGGGTTGAAATCAATTCCAGTGTCATGGTGCGTACTACCGTCAAATAA
- the pdhA gene encoding pyruvate dehydrogenase (acetyl-transferring) E1 component subunit alpha: MDATDQKRLLREMLFARRFEERCAEAYHERQIGGFLHLYPGEEACAIGVLEKAQTGSDYVVTGYRDHIHAIKSGMDPKALMAELFGKEAGCSKGRGGSMHLFDPDVHFMGGYALVGGPFPLAAGFAKAIQLRGGQEISICFLGDGANNQGTFHETMNMASLWNLPVLFICENNLYGIGTAIERSTVEINQYKRVAPYGIEAAQCDGQDIDIVMSHAEKAVNYVREQRKPYFLELMTYRLRGHSMSDSGAYRSKEEVEEWAQRDPIGIYKRRLVEAGVVTEDEFHAMDKAVQDEIENEVVRYANECPEPRVEDVARYVYTEGGNNHG; encoded by the coding sequence ATGGACGCCACGGACCAGAAGCGCCTGTTGCGTGAAATGCTTTTTGCCCGCCGCTTTGAAGAACGCTGCGCGGAGGCTTATCACGAACGTCAGATTGGCGGTTTTTTACACCTTTATCCGGGTGAGGAAGCTTGCGCGATTGGCGTTTTGGAGAAGGCCCAAACGGGTTCTGATTATGTGGTGACCGGGTATCGGGACCACATTCATGCCATCAAATCCGGCATGGATCCCAAAGCGCTGATGGCCGAGCTTTTCGGTAAGGAAGCCGGTTGCTCCAAGGGCCGGGGTGGTTCCATGCACTTGTTCGACCCAGACGTGCATTTCATGGGCGGTTACGCGCTGGTTGGCGGGCCCTTCCCGCTGGCAGCCGGCTTTGCCAAGGCGATCCAGTTGCGTGGTGGTCAGGAAATCTCCATCTGTTTTCTGGGGGATGGCGCCAACAACCAGGGGACCTTCCATGAGACCATGAATATGGCAAGCCTGTGGAACCTGCCGGTGCTGTTTATCTGTGAAAACAACCTGTATGGCATTGGTACGGCCATTGAGCGTTCGACGGTGGAAATCAACCAGTACAAACGTGTGGCACCTTACGGCATCGAAGCAGCGCAATGTGATGGGCAAGACATTGATATTGTCATGTCTCACGCTGAAAAAGCCGTAAATTATGTGCGCGAACAACGCAAGCCCTATTTCCTGGAACTCATGACCTATCGTTTGCGCGGCCATTCCATGTCTGACTCTGGTGCCTATCGCAGCAAGGAAGAAGTGGAAGAATGGGCGCAGCGCGACCCCATCGGCATTTACAAGCGCCGTCTGGTAGAAGCTGGCGTGGTGACTGAAGATGAATTCCATGCCATGGACAAGGCGGTTCAGGACGAAATCGAGAACGAAGTGGTGCGTTACGCTAATGAATGCCCGGAACCGCGCGTCGAGGATGTAGCGCGTTACGTCTATACCGAAGGAGGTAACAACCATGGCTGA
- a CDS encoding alpha-ketoacid dehydrogenase subunit beta encodes MAELMYWQGILRAHDEEMARDPLVFAMGEDIGVAGGTYKATSGLFAKYGEQRVVDTPISENSYTGIGVGAAMVGARPIVEIMSVNFAWLAMDQLMNNAAKIHYMSGGRIRCPFVMRVPGGTAHQLGAQHSARMEKVFMGISGLRVVTPATPRDAYGLLKSAVRSDDPVVIIEHESMYNLKGEVPDEEFFTPLEGVEIMRSGKDVSIFAYNISVHWALDAAKKLASEYGIDAEVIDLRALKPLDRAGIAASVRKTHHAIIVEEDEAPVGVGSEVMAIINEECFFDLDAAPVRVHALDIPIPYNHRLEKAAIPNAGDVIAAVRKMFGR; translated from the coding sequence ATGGCTGAGTTAATGTATTGGCAGGGAATTCTGCGTGCCCACGATGAAGAAATGGCACGTGACCCGCTGGTATTTGCCATGGGTGAGGATATTGGTGTCGCTGGCGGTACCTACAAGGCGACTTCAGGACTTTTCGCCAAATATGGTGAACAGCGGGTTGTTGACACCCCTATTTCCGAAAACAGCTACACCGGCATTGGTGTGGGTGCCGCCATGGTTGGTGCCCGCCCCATCGTTGAAATCATGAGCGTGAATTTTGCCTGGCTGGCTATGGATCAGCTCATGAATAACGCGGCGAAAATTCATTACATGTCGGGTGGACGGATTCGTTGTCCCTTTGTCATGCGCGTTCCCGGTGGCACGGCGCATCAGCTGGGTGCCCAGCATTCGGCGCGTATGGAAAAAGTATTCATGGGAATTTCCGGCCTGCGCGTGGTGACTCCGGCTACCCCCCGGGATGCTTATGGCTTGCTGAAAAGTGCCGTACGCTCAGATGATCCGGTGGTGATTATCGAACATGAAAGCATGTATAACCTCAAGGGCGAAGTGCCGGACGAGGAGTTTTTCACCCCGCTGGAAGGTGTGGAAATCATGCGTTCGGGTAAGGATGTCAGCATTTTTGCCTACAACATCAGTGTGCACTGGGCATTGGACGCGGCCAAAAAACTGGCCAGCGAGTATGGTATTGATGCTGAAGTGATTGATTTAAGGGCCTTGAAACCTTTGGATCGTGCCGGAATTGCTGCCAGCGTGCGCAAAACCCATCATGCCATCATCGTGGAAGAAGACGAAGCTCCAGTCGGTGTTGGTTCGGAAGTCATGGCCATCATCAATGAAGAATGCTTTTTTGATCTGGATGCGGCACCAGTGCGTGTGCATGCCCTGGATATTCCCATTCCCTACAATCATCGTCTGGAAAAGGCGGCGATTCCCAATGCCGGGGATGTGATTGCTGCGGTAAGGAAGATGTTTGGCCGCTAA
- a CDS encoding FAD-dependent oxidoreductase — protein sequence MAEPYVIKMPQLTDTMTEGVVVSWEKPIGARVERGDVVATIETDKAIMDVEVFRSGYLAGPLAAVDSVMPVGATMAYLTETPDEAVSPVQDAPVQSAPALASEPTTPTESEAPSGYAIKMPQLSDTMTEGVLVSWEKSLGDKIQRGDVVATIETDKAIMDVEVFREGYLSGPRVAVDAVVPVGDPIAWLVETADQVREAGTVSGSRPEVSAAAVGKTHGASTVSAQAPVAQPLSARVPGAQPAPRPQQGAASPFARQLAGQQGVDLNHLQGSGPAGVIVAADVIAVTGRAAPATTGARVSEPAVPGEGRAMSAIEKAISQAMVASLSIPVFHVTVKAKPEALMRAAKAHKVSLTVAIAKAASQALAKHPLVNAAYQPTDKIVERAQHDIGIAATTEDGGLVVPVLRAVEGKDLALLQSEWTPLVEKARKRRLSPPEYTHPTFTISNMGMYGITQFDAIVTPGTAAIIAIAGNSPEGMPITITADHRVVNGAEAALFLKDLKKAIEHPEGWLGTAAAPIPEGDYDVQVLVIGAGPGGEDCARELVENGVKVAMVNNAPYPGGECLWRGCIPSKAWRAAADRIRDREHDAAMGLQMGTPKLDWAQLEKHRRGILQTRGEMALKTDQGMKIQVLEGKARFTGEHSVEISGKDARSLSFGACVIATGAPAFVPPIPGVQEALKSGAAVTSDTVWDLAQPPKRLCVIGAGAIGMEMAQMFHDFGAEVLVLEALPRPVAEMEKEVSEQLMKALAHNSPRLQVLTDVKVQEVSGKPGALDICYQFSEEVTHHSCDLLLVATGKRPDTSALNLASAGVTLAERGAIAASSTGQTSVAHIYAVGDVVGGYMLAHTAGQQGRVAAANLLGHTAQYDAAKDSGVTFTRPQCAFVGLSMEQAKAAGMDVAEVKVPMSIDAKAMMTGETDGLIKMVADKVSHRIVGVHFLADHADLLVGEAVMMVSAGLTLEQVAEAIHPHPTQTELFGEMARRLLSRLRRSARAAG from the coding sequence ATGGCTGAACCTTACGTCATCAAGATGCCGCAACTGACCGATACTATGACGGAAGGTGTGGTCGTTTCCTGGGAAAAACCCATTGGCGCCCGGGTCGAACGCGGCGATGTGGTGGCGACCATCGAAACGGACAAGGCGATCATGGATGTGGAAGTGTTCCGCTCCGGTTATCTGGCGGGTCCTTTGGCGGCGGTGGATAGTGTCATGCCGGTTGGTGCGACCATGGCCTATCTGACGGAAACGCCGGATGAGGCCGTATCCCCGGTTCAGGATGCCCCAGTCCAAAGTGCGCCTGCCCTTGCTTCAGAACCGACAACACCGACAGAATCTGAAGCGCCTTCGGGTTATGCCATCAAAATGCCACAGCTTTCCGATACAATGACCGAAGGCGTGCTGGTGTCCTGGGAAAAATCTCTGGGCGATAAAATCCAGCGTGGCGATGTGGTGGCGACCATTGAAACCGACAAGGCCATCATGGATGTGGAAGTATTTCGTGAAGGCTATCTTTCCGGTCCGCGAGTTGCGGTGGATGCGGTGGTACCCGTGGGTGATCCGATTGCCTGGTTGGTAGAAACTGCGGATCAGGTGCGCGAAGCCGGCACTGTTTCGGGATCACGACCGGAGGTGTCGGCCGCTGCGGTGGGCAAGACTCACGGCGCTTCCACAGTCTCCGCTCAAGCGCCTGTTGCTCAGCCTTTGTCAGCCCGGGTGCCTGGAGCGCAACCTGCGCCGCGCCCTCAGCAGGGGGCGGCAAGTCCCTTTGCCCGGCAGTTGGCCGGGCAGCAGGGCGTGGACCTCAATCATCTGCAGGGTAGTGGGCCAGCAGGAGTCATTGTTGCCGCAGATGTCATTGCTGTGACTGGTCGTGCTGCCCCCGCCACGACAGGCGCCCGAGTTTCTGAACCTGCCGTGCCCGGAGAAGGGCGGGCGATGAGCGCCATTGAAAAGGCCATCAGTCAGGCCATGGTGGCCTCCCTGAGTATTCCGGTATTTCACGTCACCGTGAAGGCCAAACCCGAAGCTCTGATGCGCGCTGCCAAAGCGCACAAAGTGTCGCTGACCGTGGCTATCGCCAAGGCCGCATCCCAGGCGTTGGCCAAACATCCCCTGGTGAATGCCGCTTATCAGCCGACGGACAAAATCGTGGAGCGCGCCCAGCATGATATTGGCATCGCCGCGACGACGGAAGACGGCGGGTTGGTTGTTCCGGTGTTGCGTGCGGTGGAGGGCAAGGATCTGGCGCTACTCCAGAGTGAATGGACGCCGCTGGTGGAAAAAGCGCGTAAGCGGCGCTTGAGTCCTCCCGAATATACGCATCCCACCTTCACCATTTCGAACATGGGGATGTATGGCATCACCCAGTTTGATGCCATTGTCACGCCGGGGACCGCCGCCATTATTGCCATTGCCGGTAATAGTCCGGAAGGTATGCCCATTACCATCACGGCAGATCATCGGGTGGTCAATGGTGCCGAAGCCGCGCTCTTTCTGAAAGATCTCAAAAAAGCCATTGAACATCCGGAGGGCTGGCTGGGGACTGCTGCCGCGCCCATTCCCGAAGGCGATTATGATGTTCAGGTGCTGGTTATTGGCGCCGGGCCGGGCGGTGAGGATTGCGCCCGGGAACTCGTCGAAAACGGTGTCAAGGTAGCCATGGTCAATAATGCCCCCTATCCCGGCGGTGAATGCCTGTGGCGTGGCTGCATTCCCTCCAAAGCCTGGCGGGCTGCAGCAGACCGGATTCGGGATCGGGAACATGATGCGGCCATGGGACTGCAAATGGGGACGCCGAAGCTAGACTGGGCGCAACTGGAAAAACATCGTCGGGGCATCTTGCAGACACGCGGAGAAATGGCCCTGAAAACCGACCAGGGCATGAAAATTCAGGTGCTTGAAGGCAAGGCGCGATTTACCGGTGAACACAGCGTCGAAATCAGCGGTAAAGACGCGCGCAGTCTCAGTTTCGGTGCTTGCGTCATCGCTACCGGCGCTCCCGCCTTTGTGCCGCCTATTCCCGGCGTTCAGGAAGCCTTGAAAAGTGGTGCTGCGGTAACCTCGGATACCGTTTGGGATCTCGCCCAACCCCCCAAGCGGCTTTGCGTCATTGGCGCGGGTGCCATTGGTATGGAAATGGCGCAGATGTTCCATGATTTTGGCGCCGAGGTGCTGGTGCTGGAGGCGCTGCCGCGACCGGTGGCGGAAATGGAAAAAGAAGTTTCCGAGCAGTTGATGAAGGCACTGGCGCACAACAGTCCGCGTCTGCAGGTTCTGACTGACGTCAAGGTGCAGGAAGTTTCCGGTAAGCCCGGAGCCCTGGATATCTGTTATCAGTTCAGTGAAGAAGTTACCCATCATTCCTGTGACCTGCTGCTGGTGGCTACCGGCAAACGTCCTGATACCAGCGCGCTGAACTTGGCCTCAGCAGGCGTGACTCTTGCCGAGCGGGGCGCGATTGCGGCGAGCAGCACAGGTCAGACCAGCGTGGCGCATATTTATGCGGTAGGAGATGTGGTGGGCGGTTACATGTTGGCGCACACGGCGGGTCAGCAGGGCCGGGTAGCTGCTGCCAACCTGCTCGGGCATACCGCTCAATATGATGCGGCCAAAGATAGTGGTGTGACTTTTACCCGGCCACAGTGCGCCTTCGTTGGACTGTCCATGGAGCAGGCCAAGGCCGCAGGTATGGATGTGGCCGAGGTCAAGGTGCCCATGAGTATTGATGCCAAGGCCATGATGACCGGTGAAACCGATGGTCTCATCAAAATGGTGGCCGACAAGGTCAGCCACCGCATTGTTGGCGTCCACTTCCTGGCCGATCACGCCGATCTGCTGGTGGGTGAAGCCGTCATGATGGTCAGTGCCGGGTTGACACTGGAACAGGTAGCCGAGGCTATTCATCCCCATCCCACCCAGACTGAGTTGTTCGGAGAAATGGCCAGGCGTCTGCTGTCGCGTTTGCGGCGCTCGGCACGGGCAGCAGGCTGA
- a CDS encoding phosphate-starvation-inducible PsiE family protein, producing the protein MAKPDVEESQPAVIISGVRARILRFYERFLDLIVVVLIFVMLITLLASVVGVVWDVYETILSFREEAAIQGLVADVLSVFVLIELFRTFTDYLEFHRIRLRVLSEVAIVFVLRELFIGLYAHRLGPMDLIATAVLLAVLIGARIAAVQYAPKNPERD; encoded by the coding sequence TTGGCCAAGCCGGATGTTGAGGAATCGCAGCCAGCAGTAATTATCAGTGGGGTGCGCGCACGCATCCTGCGCTTTTACGAAAGATTCCTCGACCTCATCGTGGTGGTGCTGATATTTGTCATGCTGATCACCTTGCTGGCCTCCGTGGTGGGGGTGGTCTGGGACGTGTACGAAACCATCCTGTCCTTTCGGGAAGAAGCGGCCATTCAGGGCCTGGTGGCTGATGTGCTGTCGGTATTTGTGCTCATTGAACTGTTCCGGACATTTACCGATTACCTGGAGTTTCACCGCATTCGCTTGCGGGTGCTGTCGGAAGTCGCCATTGTTTTTGTCTTGCGGGAATTGTTTATCGGTCTTTATGCCCATCGTCTCGGACCCATGGATCTGATCGCAACGGCAGTGCTGCTTGCGGTACTGATCGGTGCCCGGATTGCCGCTGTTCAGTATGCTCCGAAAAATCCCGAAAGAGACTGA
- the erpA gene encoding iron-sulfur cluster insertion protein ErpA has translation MSTATETMTNLDSIPPVMTLTQNAADKITSLIEEEGSEDLKLRVFVTGGGCSGFQYGFTFDENMNEGDTEVHQFGVSLLIDPMSYQYLVGAEIDYSEGLEGAQFVIKNPNATTTCGCGSSFSA, from the coding sequence ATGAGCACAGCAACTGAAACAATGACCAATCTGGATTCCATTCCTCCGGTAATGACCCTGACGCAAAACGCGGCGGATAAAATTACCTCTCTGATTGAAGAAGAAGGCTCTGAAGACCTCAAGCTGCGAGTTTTTGTGACGGGCGGCGGTTGTTCCGGTTTTCAGTATGGTTTTACTTTTGATGAGAATATGAATGAGGGTGATACGGAAGTGCATCAGTTTGGTGTCAGCCTCCTGATTGATCCCATGAGTTACCAATATCTGGTTGGCGCTGAAATTGATTACAGCGAAGGCCTGGAAGGTGCCCAGTTCGTGATCAAGAACCCGAATGCGACCACCACCTGTGGTTGCGGATCTTCTTTCTCTGCCTGA
- a CDS encoding citrate synthase — protein MADTNVAPGLEGVAATHSSISHIDGAAGLLSYRGYAIDDLVAHSSFEEVALLLLDGALPDDADLKAFDEGLRSHRQVKYNVREIMKFMPVTGHPMDMLHCAVASLGMFYPQQELSDAERENTPHLDAMAMRIIARMPTIVAMWEQMRFGNDPIVPRTDLNHAANFLYMISGKEPNPALAKILDTCLILHAEHTINASTFAVLVTGSTLTNPYHVIGSAIGTLAGPLHGGANQKVVEMLEEIGSVAKVGAYLDAKMANKEKIWGFGHRVYKTRDPRAAILKEMMEKLASNGHLRHSQLFEIAIEVEKQATDRLGPKGIHANVDFYSGVLYHEMGIKADLFTPIFAMARSAGWLAHWREQLADNRIFRPTQVYNGASPRAYVALDKRNQAQA, from the coding sequence ATGGCGGATACGAACGTGGCTCCCGGTCTGGAAGGCGTGGCGGCAACGCACTCCAGTATTTCTCACATAGATGGTGCGGCTGGCTTGCTGAGTTATCGTGGCTACGCTATTGATGACCTGGTAGCCCATAGTAGTTTTGAAGAAGTGGCCCTGCTTCTGCTGGATGGCGCACTTCCGGATGATGCAGATCTCAAAGCTTTTGATGAAGGGCTGCGCAGTCATCGGCAAGTCAAATATAATGTCCGGGAAATCATGAAATTCATGCCGGTAACCGGGCATCCCATGGATATGCTGCATTGCGCCGTGGCGAGTCTGGGGATGTTTTATCCGCAGCAGGAGCTGTCCGATGCTGAGCGCGAAAACACCCCGCATCTGGATGCCATGGCAATGCGCATCATCGCCCGGATGCCCACCATCGTCGCCATGTGGGAGCAGATGCGTTTCGGCAATGATCCCATCGTGCCGCGTACGGATCTGAATCATGCCGCCAATTTTCTGTATATGATTTCCGGTAAGGAGCCCAATCCGGCACTGGCGAAAATCCTCGACACCTGTCTGATTCTGCACGCCGAACATACCATCAATGCCAGTACCTTTGCGGTGCTGGTTACCGGTTCTACGCTCACCAATCCCTACCATGTGATTGGCAGTGCGATTGGCACGCTGGCGGGTCCCTTGCACGGTGGTGCCAATCAGAAGGTGGTTGAGATGTTGGAGGAAATTGGCAGTGTGGCCAAGGTGGGTGCCTATCTGGACGCCAAAATGGCCAATAAGGAAAAAATCTGGGGCTTTGGTCACCGGGTGTATAAGACCCGGGATCCTCGCGCGGCGATTTTGAAAGAGATGATGGAGAAACTGGCCAGCAACGGGCATTTGCGGCATAGCCAGCTTTTTGAAATTGCCATTGAGGTCGAAAAACAGGCGACTGATCGCCTCGGCCCCAAGGGCATTCACGCCAATGTCGATTTTTATTCTGGTGTTCTTTACCACGAAATGGGAATCAAGGCTGATTTGTTTACGCCCATATTTGCCATGGCGCGCTCGGCAGGTTGGCTGGCACACTGGCGGGAACAGCTGGCAGACAACCGGATATTTCGTCCCACCCAGGTTTACAATGGTGCAAGCCCAAGGGCTTATGTAGCGCTGGACAAAAGGAATCAGGCACAGGCATGA